A part of Amycolatopsis lurida genomic DNA contains:
- a CDS encoding branched-chain amino acid ABC transporter permease, with translation MSDTAVKTPPAAPTAPPAKRDRGRLLKTLAWIALLVVLLAIPLYLDAAWLKAGQYMMIGGVGAIGLTMLVGQAGQLSLAHAFFLLAGATGYTVLSGPVDDERVFGLGLDPGLSLVGAVVIAALLGLAFAPVSGRLRGIYLGVASLSLVFLGLYFGQSAETLTGGTSTGRSPEPFSLFGFPFTNDGPEIELMGVPIRQAERLWYLFLLLTVLAFVVAKAAVRSRVGRSWRAVRDNEAAASVMGVSVTRAKAGAFAVSSAYAGLAGAMTVLWFDILKPDESEFGTYGINISIAFLAMVIIGGLGSVPGALVGALIVNGLPQVLSLYSADLGWFSGTGDGALTPILVSSFVYGAAIILVVLFEPGGLAAIGRRITSARKPHLPEEQDK, from the coding sequence GTGTCTGACACCGCCGTGAAAACCCCTCCCGCCGCCCCGACGGCACCGCCCGCGAAACGCGATCGGGGACGGCTGCTCAAGACGCTGGCCTGGATCGCGCTGCTCGTCGTCCTGCTCGCGATCCCGTTGTACCTCGACGCCGCCTGGCTGAAGGCCGGGCAGTACATGATGATCGGCGGGGTCGGCGCGATCGGGCTGACGATGCTGGTCGGGCAGGCCGGGCAGTTGTCCCTGGCACACGCGTTCTTCCTGCTGGCGGGCGCGACCGGCTACACCGTCCTTTCCGGACCGGTCGACGACGAGCGTGTGTTCGGGCTCGGCCTCGACCCCGGCCTGTCGCTGGTCGGCGCGGTGGTCATCGCCGCGCTGCTCGGCTTGGCGTTCGCGCCGGTTTCCGGACGGCTGCGCGGGATCTACCTCGGTGTCGCGTCGCTATCGCTGGTGTTCCTCGGGCTCTACTTCGGACAGTCGGCCGAGACCCTGACCGGCGGGACGTCGACCGGGCGCAGCCCCGAACCGTTCTCGCTGTTCGGTTTCCCGTTCACCAACGACGGCCCCGAAATCGAGCTGATGGGCGTGCCGATCCGGCAGGCGGAGCGGCTCTGGTACCTGTTCCTGCTGCTGACCGTGCTCGCGTTCGTGGTCGCCAAGGCGGCGGTGCGCAGCCGGGTCGGCCGGTCGTGGCGCGCGGTGCGGGACAACGAGGCCGCCGCGTCCGTGATGGGCGTCAGCGTCACGCGCGCCAAGGCCGGCGCGTTCGCCGTCTCGTCGGCGTACGCGGGGCTCGCGGGCGCGATGACCGTGCTGTGGTTCGACATCCTCAAACCCGACGAGAGCGAATTCGGCACGTACGGCATCAACATCTCCATCGCCTTCCTGGCCATGGTGATCATCGGGGGACTCGGCTCGGTGCCCGGCGCGCTCGTGGGCGCGCTGATCGTCAACGGGCTGCCGCAAGTGCTTTCGCTGTACTCCGCCGATCTCGGCTGGTTCTCCGGAACCGGCGACGGCGCACTGACCCCGATCCTGGTCAGCTCGTTCGTCTACGGCGCGGCGATCATCCTCGTGGTGCTCTTCGAACCGGGCGGGCTCGCCGCGATCGGACGCCGGATCACGTCAGCAAGGAAACCTCATCTCCCGGAGGAGCAAGACAAATGA